A genomic stretch from Octopus sinensis linkage group LG14, ASM634580v1, whole genome shotgun sequence includes:
- the LOC115218771 gene encoding zinc finger protein 471, with translation MKDELHADMLCIDKSNINTDRMSENDFHNGILVTPQVAIASSSISSSSSSSVGLSHSNPHSFTCDICGKMLSRRDHLKLHKTIHTGVRPYRCETCGCTFSRNHHLMRHMGSHLSEKRFKCDICGKALSRSDHLKVHRRIHTGERPFKCQICGFAFSRRDRLVKHNQLSKGKRKLSCVPPTFTAQTKELTESDNIEMSVSDQLIVNLNPAIPSLPQCHQQPQRNSSNDSDPSDKTHKETAYVFLDSSTSNCKQGSTNAHQANNNQCELPQQEIVENQSTNLSINQNSLPTQLSEILVSEENTKMPVILANSGQVASVLPVFPTTVQMTPAIFPALQMYTSAAPLSIPSPHIYVTK, from the coding sequence ATGAAAGATGAACTTCATGCAGACATGTTATGTATTGACAAAtcaaacataaatacagatagaATGTCTGAAAATGACTTTCACAATGGAATATTGGTCACTCCACAGGTTGCCattgcatcatcatcaatatcctcctcatcatcatcatctgttggaTTGTCTCATAGCAATCCTCATTCATTTACATGTGACATTTGTGGCAAAATGCTGTCACGAAGAGATCACTTGAAACTACACAAAACAATTCACACTGGTGTCCGACCATATAGGTGTGAGACTTGTGGCTGCACGTTTTCTAGGAACCATCACCTCATGCGGCACATGGGATCACATTTGAGTGAGAAGAGATtcaaatgtgatatctgtggcaaagcaCTGTCTCGTAGCGACCATCTCAAAGTACATCGCAGGATACATACAGGTGAACGTCCATTCAAATGCCAGATATGTGGTTTCGCATTCAGTAGGCGTGACAGATTAGTAAAGCACAATCAGTTGAGCAAGGGTAAAAGAAAGCTCAGTTGTGTCCCACCTACTTTTACTGCTCAAACTAAAGAATTAACTGAGTCAGATAACATTGAAATGAGTGTAAGCGATCAGTTAATAGTAAATTTAAACCCTGCAATACCATCACTGCCTCAGTGCCATCAACAACCCCAAAGGAATAGTAGCAATGACAGTGATCCATCTGATAAAACGCACAAAGAGACAGCATATGTCTTTCTGGACTCTTCAACATCAAATTGTAAACAAGGAAGCACTAATGCTCACCAAGCCAACAACAACCAATGTGAGCTACCACAACAAGAAATAGTTGAGAACCAGTCAACAAATCTTTCAATCAATCAAAACTCATTGCCAACCCAATTAAGTGAAATCCTTGTATCAGAAGAGAACACCAAAATGCCTGTTATTCTGGCTAATTCTGGTCAAGTGGCATCTGTATTGCCAGTATTCCCAACAACTGTTCAAATGACTCCAGCGATTTTCCCTGCCCTACAAATGTATACAAGTGCAGCACCTCTCAGTATTCCCTCACCACACATTTATGTCACTAAATAA
- the LOC115218769 gene encoding zinc finger protein 260-like — protein sequence MYAAHSGVYASVGNPQQQQQQQQQQQQQQQYDFSSCTKIYADPQSAAEDSTRALKQQHGSHSSNNNSNNLDNTGNHNHNHHNHSQSISPGLGTIVIVANNNNGGNTAASPGDEHSVASGSHDTVSHSNHSHQNIPVPLSGMTNYGVYTGHSSRKPYRCGVCRKGFSVKANLHKHELMPDEEKHFYCSQCHKAFSQREKLTNHIRTHSGVRPFTCQVCGKSFGQRTHLTTHSRIHSGIRPYACNQCPKRFSQKDHLVNHSRTHSGEKPFLCVICQKSFSQRAHLKKHSRAHIQSSSSPGMSGNCNQASCKGVSTGDPAHPHHHHHHHHHHHHHHHHDKQHQGTPSPASAASSGNRSNNNNNINKVMCKASKSPPPPPPPPPPPALRQPLPSSSPHAHHHHPHQHGHHHHHHHPHHNQQHQTAVVTQQPCTGANIPAWRSTTPGASFGNWSSGASAASALTTPWTPGWTDAQVNHTCNQGRPRE from the coding sequence atGTATGCTGCTCATTCCGGTGTATATGCCTCAGTAGGAAAcccacagcaacagcaacaacagcagcagcagcagcaacaacaacaacaatatgattTCAGTAGCTGCACTAAGATTTATGCTGACCCTCAATCAGCAGCTGAAGATTCGACGAGGGCTCTCAAGCAGCAACATGGCAGTCATTCCAGCAATAACAATTCCAATAACTTGGACAATACTGGCAACCACAATcacaatcaccacaaccattCGCAGAGCATTTCGCCAGGTTTAGgcactattgttattgttgctaacaATAACAATGGTGGCAACACAGCAGCTTCACCTGGTGATGAACACTCAGTAGCCAGTGGTAGCCATGATACGGTGAGTCACAGCAACCACAGCCACCAGAACATTCCTGTACCACTATCTGGCATGACAAATTACGGTGTCTACACTGGTCATAGTAGTCGCAAACCCTATCGGTGTGGTGTGTGTCGGAAAGGCTTTTCTGTAAAAGCTAATCTCCACAAACATGAGTTGATGCCAGATGAGGAGAAACACTTTTACTGCAGTCAGTGTCACAAAGCCTTCAGCCAACGGGAAAAGCTGACTAATCACATTCGTACTCACTCTGGGGTGAGGCCATTTACATGTCAGgtgtgtggtaaatcatttgGTCAACGAACTCATCTGACCACACATTCCAGAATCCACAGTGGTATTCGGCCATATGCTTGCAACCAGTGTCCGAAAAGATTTAGCCAGAAAGACCACCTAGTCAACCACAGTCGCACACATAgtggagagaagccatttctatGTGTGATCTGCCAAAAGTCATTTTCGCAAAGGGCACACCTCAAGAAACACAGCCGTGCCCACATacagtcatcgtcatcaccaggaATGAGTGGTAACTGCAACCAAGCTTCTTGCAAAGGTGTATCAACGGGTGACCCagcacatcctcatcatcatcaccatcaccatcatcatcaccaccatcatcaccatcatgacaaACAGCATCAGGGCACACCATCACCAGCTTCTGCTGCAAGTAGTGGTAAccgaagcaacaacaacaacaatatcaacaaggtGATGTGTAAAGCTTCCAAATCACCACCTccgcctccacctccacctcctcctcctgcaCTTCGACAGCCTctgccgtcatcatcaccacatgctcaccatcaccatcctcatcaacatggccatcatcatcaccaccaccacccccatcacaACCAGCAGCACCAGACTGCCGTTGTAACCCAGCAACCTTGCACTGGAGCCAACATCCCTGCATGGCGATCAACCACACCTGGCGCCAGTTTTGGGAACTGGTCATCAGGTGCTTCTGCAGCATCTGCTCTCACAACTCCATGGACACCTGGCTGGACAGATGCACAAGTCAACCATACCTGCAACCAAGGCAGACCAAGAGAGTGA